A stretch of DNA from Candidatus Zixiibacteriota bacterium:
GGGAGTCCCGGGGGAAAACCTGAACGGGATATACTCTGCGAACGAATATTTGACACGCAGTAACCTTATGAGAGCATTCGACTTCGAGTCCCACGGAACCCCGGTGATGGCGGGGAACAGTGTAGCTGTCCTCGGAGGCGGTAACACGGCGATGGATTCTGTGCGCACAGGGCTCCGGTTCGGCGCTGAGCATGCTCGGATCATATACAGGCGCTCTCGCAAGGAGATGCCGGCCAGAGAAGAGGAAATTCACCACGCCGAGGAGGAGGGGATTGAGTTTCAGTTTCTGACAGCCCCGATTAGATTCCTCGGTGACGAGAATGGGTGGGTTAAGCAGATGGAGTGCATAAAGATGGAACTCGGCGAACCGGACTCCTCAGGCAGGCGCCGCCCCGTCCCTATCAAAGACTCCAATTATATGATAGATGTCGACACTGTGGTCATTGCAATCGGAAATTCATCAAATCCCCTGATTCCACGCACTACTCCGGGACTTGAGACGAATAAGTGGGGCAACATAGTCGCTGATGATGAGACAGGCCTGACCTCCCGCAAGGGCGTCTATGCCGGAGGAGACATTGTCACGGGCGGTGCGACGGTAATCCTTGCCGCTGGTGCAGGAAAGAAAGCGGCTCGTGCGATCGATGATTATCTGAAGAACCTATGAACCTGAGAATTTGAATTTCATAGAGTATCACACCTGGGAGGTCTCGACAGATTAACCTCTGCCTGACACGAGCGGTCGGATCGTGTTCAGCGATCGAGTAGACGGCTGTGCCTCAGAATGCTCGACATGCTTGAGCCGCAGACCAATATTTGCTTGACATAACTTCACAGTCAGGTTAATATCTAAACCTTATGAGTGCTATTATATACCTTCGGCGGATGAAACCGGGAATTTCCCGCCACACATATGAATTGGATGAGTCCGAACTGAAGATCGACTGGACCGATGTCGCTGGGGTCGACAGTTGCATAGTCGATGTCGAGATCGATGCTAACGCCGGGGAAGTCATTGTCCGGGGTCAGGTATCGACAGATCTGAAACTTGAATGCGCGAGGTGCCTGGAACCTTTTGATATGTCAACGGTTTTTCAACTGGCGCTCATAATTAAGTTAGCGCATGACGGCAAGTTGACCGGACCTGAAAGTGAGTCCAGTGATGACTATTTCATAGTTCCGGACACTACGGAGGAATTCGACCTCGCACCTATAATCGCTGAGAGAGTCATTTTATCTCTCCCACTGAAACCTTTGTGTAGCGATAGCTGCGAGGGACTCTGCCCCAACTGCGGGGTAAACAGGAACTTAGAGACTTGTGAATGTACAAACGAGACAGTTGATGAGCGTCTTAGTGTGCTCGCCAAATTGAAGGAAACAGACGGAGGAAATTGATATGGCGCTACCCAAAAGAAGGCACTCGCACAGTCGCGGCGCCAAGCGCAGAACGCATTGGAAACTCTCTGCACCGGCACTTTCGACCTGTTCCGAATGCGGAGAAACAAAAATGGCTCAC
This window harbors:
- a CDS encoding DUF177 domain-containing protein; amino-acid sequence: MKPGISRHTYELDESELKIDWTDVAGVDSCIVDVEIDANAGEVIVRGQVSTDLKLECARCLEPFDMSTVFQLALIIKLAHDGKLTGPESESSDDYFIVPDTTEEFDLAPIIAERVILSLPLKPLCSDSCEGLCPNCGVNRNLETCECTNETVDERLSVLAKLKETDGGN
- the rpmF gene encoding 50S ribosomal protein L32, which gives rise to MALPKRRHSHSRGAKRRTHWKLSAPALSTCSECGETKMAHHICSNCGYYGGREAISPKKSD